One genomic region from Williamwhitmania sp. encodes:
- a CDS encoding isoprenylcysteine carboxylmethyltransferase family protein, protein MAIFITVWTAWFASEVLLNSLMRSGKKDKRGQDKGSISLIWITIALANTLGVMFYILNKFPINSTLVVQYVGLGLIVAGMAFRFYAVWSLGNLFTVNVTIRENHKIKMDGIYKTVRHPSYSGAILTFIGFGLSLNSWASLITIGVLVSAAFLYRIRIEERMLLNQFGEDYHTYMLKTYRLVPWIY, encoded by the coding sequence ATGGCAATCTTTATTACAGTTTGGACAGCATGGTTTGCCTCTGAGGTTCTGCTTAATTCCCTAATGCGGTCGGGCAAGAAAGATAAAAGGGGACAGGACAAGGGATCCATTTCACTGATATGGATAACCATTGCCCTTGCCAACACGCTAGGAGTAATGTTTTATATTCTCAACAAGTTCCCCATTAACTCTACTCTGGTGGTGCAATATGTTGGACTAGGACTAATTGTGGCAGGCATGGCGTTCCGCTTTTATGCCGTTTGGTCGCTGGGCAACCTATTCACGGTTAATGTCACCATCAGGGAAAATCATAAAATTAAGATGGATGGTATTTATAAAACAGTAAGGCATCCATCCTACTCCGGTGCCATACTCACCTTCATTGGCTTTGGTTTATCGCTCAACAGCTGGGCAAGCCTCATTACAATAGGTGTTCTCGTTTCTGCTGCCTTTCTCTACCGTATACGCATTGAGGAAAGGATGCTGCTGAACCAGTTTGGTGAAGATTACCATACCTATATGTTAAAAACCTACCGGTTGGTGCCTTGGATTTACTAA
- a CDS encoding ribonuclease H family protein, with protein sequence MPKKKFYTVWKGRTPGVYASWDACQKQVVGFEGAQYMAFDNQSQAEFAFTKNPWTFIGKNGPSKKKELPSGEKPIAESLSVDAACSGNPGVMEYRGVNTKTREEVFHLTFPLGTNNIGEFLALVHGLALLKQKGLPNPIYTDSRTAMAWLKGKKCKTKLARTAATEELFQLIERAEKWLKEHTYKTQVLKWETESWGEIPADFGRKG encoded by the coding sequence ATGCCCAAAAAGAAGTTCTACACGGTTTGGAAGGGACGAACACCTGGAGTATACGCCAGTTGGGATGCCTGTCAGAAACAGGTTGTTGGTTTTGAGGGTGCCCAGTATATGGCCTTCGACAACCAGAGTCAGGCCGAATTTGCCTTCACTAAAAACCCATGGACTTTTATTGGCAAGAATGGACCTTCCAAAAAGAAGGAACTACCATCGGGAGAAAAACCTATTGCAGAGAGCCTCTCCGTGGATGCAGCCTGCAGCGGCAACCCCGGGGTAATGGAATATAGAGGCGTAAATACCAAGACCCGCGAAGAGGTTTTTCATTTGACATTTCCGCTGGGAACCAACAACATTGGCGAATTCTTGGCCCTTGTACATGGACTTGCGCTGCTAAAGCAAAAAGGGCTGCCCAACCCAATCTACACCGACTCCAGAACCGCCATGGCCTGGCTTAAGGGCAAGAAGTGTAAAACAAAGCTAGCGCGAACCGCCGCCACCGAAGAACTCTTCCAACTTATTGAGCGAGCAGAGAAGTGGCTTAAGGAACACACCTACAAAACCCAAGTTCTTAAGTGGGAAACTGAGTCGTGGGGAGAAATACCAGCCGATTTTGGGAGGAAAGGGTAG
- a CDS encoding pirin family protein has protein sequence MKTIFHRANQRGHAEHGWLSTYYSFSFADYYNPNMMGFGLLRVLNDDTIQPGEGFGLHPHQNMEIVTIALQGKLEHKDNTGGGGVIAPGEIQVMSAGTGVYHSEFNASKEEPVSLLQIWVMPEKLGVPPRYDQRKFDTKLFQNSIYNVVAPKGSDGLWLNQQTWFSLSQIEKGKSVAYEVHREGSGVYCFVIEGSVTIGDAELNRRDALGAWETSQLEITAQQDAYLLFIEVPMA, from the coding sequence ATGAAAACGATTTTTCATAGGGCAAACCAGCGTGGACATGCTGAGCATGGCTGGCTTTCGACATACTACTCCTTTAGCTTTGCCGATTACTATAATCCAAACATGATGGGCTTTGGTCTATTGAGGGTATTGAATGATGATACCATCCAGCCGGGAGAAGGCTTTGGACTTCACCCTCACCAAAATATGGAGATAGTGACCATTGCGCTACAAGGTAAGCTTGAGCATAAGGATAATACCGGTGGCGGTGGCGTAATTGCCCCTGGCGAAATACAGGTTATGTCGGCAGGAACAGGTGTTTATCACTCCGAATTTAATGCTTCCAAAGAGGAGCCGGTTAGCTTGTTGCAGATTTGGGTGATGCCAGAAAAACTTGGTGTTCCTCCCAGATATGATCAGCGGAAATTCGATACCAAACTGTTTCAAAATTCCATTTACAACGTGGTGGCGCCCAAGGGTTCCGATGGTCTGTGGCTTAACCAACAAACGTGGTTTTCGCTATCGCAAATCGAAAAGGGGAAGTCGGTTGCCTATGAGGTTCATCGTGAGGGAAGTGGAGTATATTGCTTTGTAATAGAGGGGTCCGTTACGATTGGTGATGCTGAGCTGAATAGGAGGGATGCGCTGGGCGCGTGGGAAACATCTCAACTTGAGATTACTGCGCAGCAGGATGCCTACCTGCTTTTTATCGAAGTTCCAATGGCGTAA
- a CDS encoding SOS response-associated peptidase → MCFYASLTFRKVVGEKLFGATFRRGDEWSPLYFISGFEHPKLPIIAAEKRDEFQLMSWGLVPNFTKDEEQAAKLCNLTLNAKAETLPQKPSYRNLTKKQRCIIPITGFFEWQQEGRKKIPFFIFPKDNPILPLAGLYDQWINPENGKIHQSFSIITTEANALMAQIHNIKRRMPAVLSMEAMEKWLDVSTEEKNALALLKPAEDGMLEAHQINPDILASGKSRNIPEIIEPYRPQQGRLFE, encoded by the coding sequence ATGTGTTTCTACGCGTCGCTCACCTTTAGGAAAGTCGTTGGTGAAAAGCTTTTCGGAGCCACCTTCCGACGTGGTGATGAGTGGAGCCCACTTTACTTTATTAGTGGATTTGAACACCCAAAATTGCCGATCATTGCAGCGGAAAAGAGGGATGAATTCCAGCTAATGTCGTGGGGATTAGTGCCAAACTTCACCAAGGATGAGGAGCAGGCTGCCAAATTATGCAACCTTACACTTAATGCAAAAGCGGAAACACTGCCACAAAAACCATCCTACAGAAACCTCACTAAAAAGCAGCGGTGCATCATCCCAATCACAGGTTTCTTCGAATGGCAGCAAGAGGGCAGAAAGAAAATACCGTTCTTCATTTTCCCAAAAGATAATCCAATTTTACCTTTGGCTGGCCTCTACGACCAGTGGATTAATCCTGAGAACGGAAAGATTCATCAATCGTTCTCCATCATCACCACCGAAGCCAATGCGTTAATGGCACAAATTCACAACATCAAACGTCGCATGCCGGCGGTATTGTCCATGGAGGCAATGGAGAAGTGGCTAGACGTCTCCACTGAGGAGAAGAATGCCCTTGCCCTACTTAAACCGGCAGAAGATGGAATGCTGGAGGCTCATCAAATTAATCCTGACATACTGGCTTCAGGTAAAAGCCGGAATATTCCGGAAATTATTGAACCCTATAGACCGCAGCAGGGAAGGTTGTTTGAATAG